The proteins below are encoded in one region of Patescibacteria group bacterium:
- the trpS gene encoding tryptophan--tRNA ligase, whose amino-acid sequence MATIRSRVLSGIQPTGRLHVGNYLGALKNFVTLQTDHDCLFMVADLHALTESYNTKEKTAEIIDIIASYLAAGLNPKKCTLFLQSFVPAHAELAWILNTVTPMGELERMTQYKDKSARQPGNANVGLFTYPTLMAADILLYNGNLVPVGDDQTQHLELTRTVAKKFNTRYGAVFTVPMPLYTSVPRLMSLTDPNRKMSKSEPTGCLFLDDEPAIIKKKIARAVTDSGTGDKNEVAAGVANLFLLLDAFSTPKVAAEFRAKQQSGTIRYSELKETLANDICVGLEDFQKKFLHLRSRPRAMLTTLRNGSKNAEKIALHTMKKVRQAIGLPSR is encoded by the coding sequence ATGGCTACCATTCGCTCACGGGTCTTATCTGGTATTCAGCCCACTGGCCGACTACACGTCGGTAACTATCTTGGCGCACTCAAAAACTTTGTTACGCTCCAAACAGATCACGACTGCCTCTTTATGGTGGCTGACTTGCACGCTTTGACAGAAAGCTACAATACAAAAGAAAAAACAGCCGAAATCATAGATATCATTGCAAGTTACCTGGCTGCTGGGTTGAATCCGAAAAAGTGCACCTTGTTCTTGCAGTCGTTCGTTCCCGCCCACGCCGAGTTAGCTTGGATTCTGAACACGGTAACGCCCATGGGTGAGCTAGAACGGATGACGCAGTATAAAGATAAAAGCGCCCGGCAACCAGGCAACGCCAACGTCGGCCTGTTCACCTATCCCACCTTGATGGCCGCCGATATTCTTCTCTACAATGGCAACCTCGTCCCGGTTGGAGACGACCAGACGCAGCACCTCGAACTGACGCGCACCGTGGCCAAAAAATTCAACACTCGCTACGGCGCAGTGTTCACCGTACCGATGCCACTTTACACAAGCGTACCACGGCTAATGAGCCTAACTGATCCGAACCGTAAAATGAGTAAGTCCGAACCGACCGGTTGCCTTTTTCTGGACGACGAACCAGCAATCATTAAGAAAAAAATCGCCCGAGCAGTCACAGACAGTGGCACGGGAGACAAAAACGAAGTGGCGGCTGGGGTAGCCAACCTATTCCTTCTGCTTGATGCTTTCAGCACGCCAAAAGTGGCCGCTGAATTTCGGGCAAAACAGCAATCCGGAACTATTCGCTACAGTGAGCTAAAGGAAACACTAGCGAACGACATCTGCGTCGGGCTCGAAGACTTTCAAAAAAAGTTCCTGCATCTGCGTAGCCGGCCAAGAGCAATGCTTACGACACTTCGCAATGGCTCAAAAAATGCTGAAAAAATTGCGTTGCATACTATGAAAAAAGTGCGCCAGGCCATTGGGCTACCAAGTCGTTGA
- a CDS encoding Glu/Leu/Phe/Val dehydrogenase, with protein MNAFQNALTQLQQAGKIANTPPAVLDTLSKPERVIEVTVPVVMDDGQKKLFTGYRVQHSNVRGPYKGGLRYHSNVDQNEVKALALWMTMKCAVVGIPMGGGKGGITVNPKKLSSGELERLTRSFTRMMKDVFGPERDVPAPDVNTNPQIMAWIADEYRHIVGRAEPGVVTGKPISEGGSLGRDTATADGAYMVLEDVAKKLKLNPKKTSVIIQGFGNAGFHMATLAHKAGYRIIGLSDSTGGILDVRGKGMDPKNVMATKKDRGMIGSMYCVGSVCDGKNYKGVTNEKLLEAPCDILIPAALENQITKKNAGRIKARIILEVANGPTTPEADSKLLKRGVLVVPDILANAGGVTVSYFEWLQNKQGIRWTAKQVREKLKPIMRDSFAAVWKAKESYKTSMRTAAFIVALKRLEEALAKRG; from the coding sequence ATGAATGCTTTTCAGAATGCCCTAACCCAGCTGCAACAGGCTGGCAAAATTGCTAACACGCCGCCGGCAGTGCTCGATACATTAAGTAAACCAGAGCGAGTCATTGAAGTTACCGTTCCAGTAGTAATGGATGACGGACAAAAAAAACTGTTTACCGGTTACCGAGTGCAACACTCCAACGTCCGCGGCCCCTACAAAGGCGGCTTACGCTATCATTCAAACGTCGACCAGAACGAGGTGAAGGCGCTTGCCCTTTGGATGACCATGAAGTGCGCCGTCGTGGGTATACCAATGGGTGGCGGCAAAGGTGGTATCACTGTTAACCCCAAAAAACTTTCTAGCGGAGAATTGGAACGGCTAACACGATCGTTCACTCGAATGATGAAAGATGTCTTCGGCCCAGAACGAGACGTGCCAGCACCAGACGTAAATACAAACCCGCAGATTATGGCATGGATTGCCGACGAATATCGGCACATTGTCGGCCGCGCGGAACCGGGTGTTGTTACCGGTAAGCCAATTTCTGAGGGTGGCTCGCTCGGTCGCGATACAGCCACAGCGGACGGCGCCTACATGGTGCTAGAAGATGTCGCGAAAAAATTAAAACTGAACCCCAAAAAAACCAGCGTTATCATTCAAGGTTTTGGGAACGCTGGCTTTCATATGGCAACGCTTGCTCACAAAGCCGGCTACCGCATCATTGGTCTAAGTGATTCTACTGGTGGCATACTCGACGTCCGCGGCAAAGGCATGGACCCCAAAAACGTGATGGCCACAAAAAAAGACCGCGGTATGATAGGTTCGATGTACTGCGTTGGATCGGTGTGCGATGGTAAAAATTACAAAGGCGTAACGAACGAAAAACTACTCGAAGCACCCTGCGATATCCTTATTCCAGCCGCGCTCGAAAATCAGATTACCAAGAAAAATGCCGGTCGTATCAAGGCACGAATCATTCTCGAAGTAGCAAACGGCCCAACTACCCCAGAAGCGGATAGTAAACTGCTCAAACGTGGCGTTCTCGTCGTGCCAGATATTTTGGCCAATGCCGGCGGGGTCACGGTTTCCTATTTCGAATGGCTGCAAAATAAACAAGGTATCCGGTGGACAGCAAAGCAGGTTAGAGAAAAATTAAAGCCGATTATGCGCGACTCGTTTGCTGCTGTTTGGAAAGCGAAAGAATCATATAAAACAAGCATGCGCACGGCTGCGTTTATCGTTGCCCTAAAACGCCTAGAGGAGGCACTTGCCAAGCGTGGTTAA
- a CDS encoding RelA/SpoT family protein — MEKPKEPQVLTQLLKRLAAQFPGADLDMVRLAYEFADQAHQGQKRTNGEPYITHALAVANKLSTMRVDLNTVIAGLLHDVPEDTSYTVPDIRENFGVDVAALVEGITKLGTLKYRGMERYVENLRKMFLAISKDVRVVLIKFADRLHNLETLDALAPEKRQRIALESMEIFAPIAHRLGMWEIKGQLEDLSFKYTDQESYAWVSQLMATTSPSKEKNLAKVMALLRDKLDENQTITVLDIEGRAKFLYSLYKKLLRHDRDISKIYDLVAVRVIVENVTECYAVLGIIHQLWKPLRGRIKDYIAQPKPNGYQSLHTTVFVGPGEIVEFQIRTKAMDEESHYGPAAHWYYTEQGKPKEGIKMNSPRYAWVTELVKLQKEIRDTTEYLEHLKIDVFPENIFVFTPGGDVIALPDQATPVDFAYHIHSDIGNHCVAARINNKLMPLSTPLKSGDMVDIVIDKKRARPSPDWLQFVKTRTARERIKLELNRSRQLFGLFKKV, encoded by the coding sequence ATGGAGAAGCCAAAGGAGCCCCAAGTACTCACGCAACTTCTCAAACGACTCGCAGCACAATTTCCCGGAGCTGATCTTGATATGGTTCGTCTGGCTTATGAATTTGCCGACCAGGCACATCAGGGCCAAAAGCGCACCAACGGCGAACCCTACATCACGCACGCCTTGGCAGTTGCGAACAAGCTCTCCACCATGCGAGTCGATTTGAACACGGTTATCGCCGGATTGTTGCACGATGTTCCTGAAGATACCTCATACACCGTGCCAGACATTCGAGAAAATTTTGGCGTTGATGTGGCGGCGCTGGTGGAAGGCATCACAAAACTCGGCACGCTCAAGTACCGAGGCATGGAGCGTTACGTGGAAAACCTGCGAAAAATGTTTTTAGCCATTTCAAAAGACGTTCGGGTCGTTCTCATTAAATTCGCGGACCGATTGCACAACCTGGAAACGCTCGACGCCTTAGCGCCAGAAAAACGCCAGCGCATTGCGCTCGAAAGTATGGAAATATTCGCCCCCATCGCGCATCGCCTCGGCATGTGGGAAATTAAAGGTCAACTAGAAGACCTGTCGTTCAAATACACCGACCAAGAATCGTACGCCTGGGTATCGCAGCTCATGGCCACAACCTCGCCAAGTAAAGAAAAGAACTTGGCAAAAGTAATGGCACTACTGCGCGATAAACTTGATGAAAACCAAACTATCACGGTGCTCGACATCGAAGGGCGTGCCAAGTTTCTGTACAGTCTTTATAAAAAACTGCTGCGCCACGACCGTGATATCTCAAAAATTTATGACCTCGTAGCCGTACGCGTGATTGTTGAAAACGTTACCGAATGTTACGCCGTCCTTGGCATCATTCACCAACTCTGGAAGCCGCTCCGTGGCCGTATTAAAGACTACATCGCCCAACCGAAGCCAAACGGTTATCAATCGCTGCACACGACCGTGTTCGTTGGCCCTGGCGAAATCGTTGAATTCCAAATTCGCACCAAAGCCATGGATGAAGAATCACACTACGGCCCAGCCGCACACTGGTACTACACCGAACAAGGTAAGCCTAAGGAAGGCATAAAAATGAACAGCCCACGGTACGCATGGGTAACAGAGCTCGTAAAATTGCAGAAAGAAATTCGCGACACCACCGAGTATCTCGAGCACTTAAAAATTGATGTCTTCCCTGAAAATATTTTTGTCTTCACTCCCGGCGGAGACGTCATTGCACTCCCCGATCAAGCCACACCCGTAGACTTTGCCTATCACATTCACTCAGACATTGGTAACCACTGTGTCGCGGCGCGTATTAATAACAAGCTGATGCCCCTTTCAACGCCACTTAAGTCTGGTGATATGGTTGATATTGTCATCGACAAAAAGCGAGCTCGCCCGTCACCAGACTGGCTGCAATTCGTTAAAACAAGAACGGCCAGAGAACGCATTAAGCTTGAATTAAATCGTTCACGGCAACTGTTCGGGTTATTCAAGAAGGTGTAA